A DNA window from Setaria viridis chromosome 2, Setaria_viridis_v4.0, whole genome shotgun sequence contains the following coding sequences:
- the LOC117845260 gene encoding uncharacterized protein encodes MMSMVSPYTLLSRPAAPSGRISGMPLQPRKQATATAVAFPWARSSKISSPLSVCHANTYNVPPFALVHPKFPTEPKNNWKITEEADHINLWFKVEEATSKDELEVATNGNVLLIRYKGKPGNPTSLSPASSLDVRLLLPSGYENPTTMEAELTFGALLVTVAKPKQAPSPIPIRTSD; translated from the exons ATGATGTCAATGGTGAGTCCCTACACCCTTTtgagccggccggcggcgccttcGGGAAGAATCTCCGGCATGCCCCTGCAACCCCGCAAacaggcgacggcgacggctgtGGCCTTCCCTTGGGCTCGGAGCAGCAAGATATCGTCGCCTCTCTCCGTGTGCCATGCAAACACCTACAACGTCCCGCCTTTTG CTCTGGTGCACCCCAAGTTCCCCACGGAGCCAAAGAATAACTGGAAGATCACAGAAGAAGCAGACCACATCAACCTGTGGTTCAAAGTGGAGGAGGCGACGAGCAAGGATGAACTTGAGGTTGCGACCAATGGCAATGTGCTCCTGATCAGGTACAAGGGGAAACCCGGCAACCCGACCTCCCTGTCCCCGGCGAGCTCGCTGGACGTCCGCCTGCTGCTTCCCTCCGGCTACGAGAATCCCACGACGATGGAGGCCGAGCTCACGTTTGGAGCGCTGCTGGTGACCGTCGCCAAGCCCAAGCAAGCACCCAGTCCGATACCCATCAGAACGTCGGACTAG